One window of the Thermodesulfobacteriota bacterium genome contains the following:
- a CDS encoding thioesterase family protein: MEHPVKYVRKVRFSDTDIQGHVFNANYFVYFDDAVTDYLEALGLPYQEITRRGHDLVLARAECDFRSSGAFGETLLTGVRVARLGNTSVTFALRIEEEKTGRVVAEGVEVYVVLGHESRRPTPVPDYLREAVGRLEKSTPD, translated from the coding sequence GTGGAGCATCCGGTGAAGTACGTTCGCAAGGTCCGGTTTTCCGACACCGACATCCAGGGGCACGTCTTCAACGCCAACTACTTCGTGTACTTCGACGACGCCGTCACGGACTACCTGGAAGCCCTGGGCCTGCCCTACCAGGAGATCACCCGCCGAGGGCACGACCTGGTGCTTGCGCGCGCCGAGTGCGACTTCCGGTCGTCGGGCGCCTTCGGCGAGACCCTGCTCACCGGGGTGCGCGTCGCCCGCCTCGGGAACACGTCGGTCACCTTCGCCCTGCGGATCGAGGAGGAGAAGACCGGCCGGGTGGTGGCGGAGGGGGTGGAGGTCTACGTGGTGCTGGGTCACGAGTCGCGCCGCCCCACGCCCGTGCCGGACTACCTGCGGGAGGCCGTCGGCCGCCTGGAGAAAAGCACACCCGACTGA
- a CDS encoding AarF/UbiB family protein produces MGRGRTAARLAVILASLGRGACTGGAASALAGSWAPLAAELRRTFEGLGPAFVKLGQFLSVRPDLLPPSALAEFERLQDRAEPVPFPRIRRRVEGELGAPLERLFRDFAPEPLAAASLSQVHRAVLPSGDEVAVKVQRPGAAEAMEGDLRVAAAVLPLLVPLTPLRGRVDASALWDELRETFSDELDFRREAEVGAAIARSLRPVPGVRIPRVYWGWTTRRVLTAEYVEGVKISDPSVRARADYGELAERGARVFLKQVLREGLFHADLHPANILITPRGEIAYLDFGIAGRLDAGERRAVLGALAGLLSRDPPLALRHLGVLGVRVPPEEVPGFAAAVDHIMDEALAPSLGETSLARIGRGVLAAVYRHRVVFPRKYALLVKALLTIEGSARLLHPGFSFEAAARSYLLEAGARELGIGRLLEAGWRGLALVGAGALVPPPPGAGAPRTPPEPHTGVTTAAPKEDAPWSIR; encoded by the coding sequence GTGGGGAGGGGTAGGACCGCGGCGCGCCTCGCGGTCATCCTGGCATCGCTGGGCCGAGGCGCGTGCACCGGAGGGGCGGCGAGCGCCCTGGCCGGGTCCTGGGCTCCCCTGGCGGCCGAGCTGCGACGCACCTTCGAGGGCCTGGGGCCCGCCTTCGTCAAACTGGGGCAGTTTCTCTCGGTGCGCCCCGACCTGCTCCCGCCCAGCGCCCTGGCGGAGTTCGAGCGCCTCCAGGATCGCGCCGAACCGGTGCCCTTCCCCCGGATTCGCCGCCGGGTGGAAGGGGAGCTGGGAGCTCCCCTGGAGCGCCTGTTTCGCGACTTCGCCCCCGAGCCGCTGGCCGCGGCCTCCCTGAGCCAGGTCCATCGGGCCGTGCTCCCGTCGGGCGACGAGGTCGCGGTAAAGGTGCAGCGTCCGGGAGCCGCCGAGGCCATGGAGGGCGACCTTCGGGTAGCGGCGGCGGTGCTCCCCCTGCTGGTGCCCCTGACGCCCCTGCGAGGGAGGGTCGACGCGTCCGCCCTCTGGGACGAACTGCGGGAGACGTTCTCGGACGAGCTGGATTTTCGCCGGGAAGCCGAGGTGGGCGCGGCGATCGCCCGCAGCCTCCGGCCGGTTCCCGGCGTGCGGATTCCCCGGGTCTACTGGGGCTGGACCACCCGCCGGGTCCTCACGGCCGAGTACGTGGAGGGGGTCAAGATCTCGGACCCCTCGGTGCGGGCCCGGGCCGACTATGGGGAACTGGCCGAGCGCGGCGCGCGGGTCTTCCTGAAACAGGTGCTTCGAGAGGGCCTGTTCCACGCGGACCTGCACCCCGCGAACATCCTCATCACGCCCCGCGGCGAGATCGCGTACCTGGACTTCGGGATCGCAGGGCGCCTCGACGCCGGGGAACGCCGGGCCGTGCTGGGCGCCCTGGCGGGGCTCCTCTCCCGCGATCCGCCCCTGGCCCTGCGCCACCTCGGAGTGCTCGGCGTGCGGGTGCCCCCCGAGGAGGTACCGGGATTCGCCGCCGCCGTGGACCACATCATGGACGAGGCGCTGGCCCCCTCCCTCGGGGAGACCTCGCTCGCGCGCATCGGCCGGGGCGTCCTCGCGGCGGTCTACCGCCACCGGGTGGTCTTTCCGCGCAAGTACGCGCTCCTGGTCAAGGCCCTGCTCACCATCGAGGGCTCGGCGCGTCTGCTCCACCCGGGATTTTCCTTCGAGGCGGCCGCCCGGAGCTACCTCCTGGAGGCCGGAGCCCGCGAGCTGGGAATCGGCCGGCTGCTGGAAGCCGGCTGGCGGGGCCTGGCCCTGGTCGGCGCGGGAGCACTGGTTCCGCCGCCCCCGGGCGCGGGAGCCCCGCGCACTCCCCCCGAACCCCACACCGGCGTGACCACTGCCGCGCCGAAGGAGGACGCACCGTGGAGCATCCGGTGA